The Chryseobacterium aureum genome contains a region encoding:
- the arr gene encoding NAD(+)--rifampin ADP-ribosyltransferase, with the protein MLLQNHPSDKGPFYHGTKADLQVEDLLTAGGNSNYKSGFKMNHIYFTALPNGAGLAAALAKGDGAERVYVVEPTGNFENDPNVTDKKFPGNPTRSYRSEKPLKIIGEIKEWNRPTSEDLQKFREKLENSNGEIIN; encoded by the coding sequence TTGTTGCTTCAAAATCATCCGTCTGATAAAGGGCCATTTTATCACGGAACCAAAGCAGACCTTCAGGTTGAGGATCTTCTGACAGCGGGTGGGAATTCTAATTATAAATCAGGATTCAAAATGAACCACATTTATTTCACTGCTTTGCCCAATGGGGCAGGACTCGCTGCGGCACTGGCAAAAGGGGATGGAGCCGAGCGCGTATACGTAGTGGAACCTACAGGTAATTTTGAAAATGATCCCAATGTAACCGATAAGAAATTCCCCGGAAATCCTACCCGTTCTTACCGCTCTGAAAAGCCGTTAAAAATTATTGGAGAGATTAAAGAATGGAATAGGCCAACGTCTGAAGATCTTCAGAAGTTCAGGGAAAAGCTTGAAAACAGCAATGGTGAAATCATCAATTAA